A single window of Myxocyprinus asiaticus isolate MX2 ecotype Aquarium Trade chromosome 34, UBuf_Myxa_2, whole genome shotgun sequence DNA harbors:
- the LOC127424994 gene encoding CD209 antigen-like protein C gives MDFFSKYSLCDTPIDQHNVSKLQSDSEQNAMVSCLSDTERQMLKQRIKELLLSCLEFTVPPLSYKPCEEGWRAYRGKCYTFSSNMQSWFESRDSCAASQAHLVIIESAVEQAFLLSKNIETYWIGLSDLETEGHWIWVNNQTLSETGVEFWFRRGNQKSEPDNWNVDDASGENCASVSWEALNAWFDNSCTVKKKYICEKKYSFPYLDDNESN, from the exons ATGGATT TTTTCAGTAAATACAGCTTGTGTGACACTCCCATTGACCAGCACAATGTTTCAAAACTACAGTCAGATTCAGAGCAGAATGCAATGG TGTCTTGCCTATCAGACACTGAAAGACAGATGCTTAAACAGAGAATTAAAGAACTACTCCTCTCTTGTCTTG AATTCACAGTGCCACCTCTGTCTTATAAACCCTGTGAGGAGGGCTGGAGGGCATATAGGGGAAAGTGCTACACCTTCTCTTCTAATATGCAGTCATGGTTTGAGAGTCGTGATTCATGTGCTGCATCACAAGCTCATCTGGTCATAATAGAGAGTGCAGTGGAGCAG GCTTTTCTGCTCTCTAAAAATATAGAGACTTACTGGATTGGTCTTAGTGATCTGGAAACTGAGGGACACTGGATTTGGGTGAATAACCAAACGCTCAGTGAAACAGGTGTAGA GTTCTGGTTCAGAAGGGGAAATCAGAAAAGTGAACCTGATAACTGGAATGTAGATGATGCTTCTGGAGAGAACTGTGCAAGTGTATCTTGGGAAGCTCTAAACGCTTGGTTTGATAACTCCTGCACAGTGAAGAAAAAGTACATCTGTGAAAAGAAATATTCGTTTCCCTACCTTGATGACAAtgaaagtaattaa